A single window of Patagioenas fasciata isolate bPatFas1 unplaced genomic scaffold, bPatFas1.hap1 Unplaced_44, whole genome shotgun sequence DNA harbors:
- the LOC139826865 gene encoding olfactory receptor 14J1-like produces the protein MSNSSSITQFLLLLFTDTRELQVLHFWLFLGIYLAALLGNGLIITTIAWDQHLHTPMYFFLLNLSLLDLGSISTTVPKTMANSLWDSRNISYTGCAAQLFFLFVFCATAEYFLLTIMSYDRYVAICKPLHYGTLLGSRACVHMAAAVWVTGFLNALLHTANTFSLPLCKDNVLGQFFCEIPEILKLSCSHSYLRELGLIVFSGSLAFICCVFILLSYVQIFRAVLRIPSEQGRHKAFSTCPPHLAVICLFASTSFFAHLKPPSISSPSLDLVVSVVYSLIPPTLNPLIYSLRNKEVKDALRKLMVGCISKIIKCSSSSL, from the coding sequence atgtccaacagcagctccatcacccagttcctcctcctgctgttcacagacacacgggagctgcaggtcttgcacttctggctcttcctgggcatctacctggctgccctcctgggcaacggcctcatcatcaccaccatagcctgggaccagcacctccacacccccatgtacttcttcctgctcaacctctctctcctcgacctgggctccatctccaccactgtccccaagaccatggccaattccctctgggacagcaggaacatttcctacacaggatgtgctgcacagctcttttttttgtttgttttctgtgctacagcagaatattttcttctcaccatcatgtcctacgaccgctacgttgccatctgcaaacctctgcactacgggaccctcctgggcagcagagcttgtgtccacatggcagcagctgtctgggttactgggtttctcaatgccctgctgcacacagccaatacattttcgctACCACTCTGCAAGGacaatgtcctgggccagttcttctgtgaaatccccgagattctcaagctctcctgctcacactcctacctcagggaacttgggcttattgtgtttagtggatctttagcttttatctgctgcgttttcatcctgctgtcctatgtgcagatcttcagggccgtgctgaggatcccctctgagcagggacggcacaaagccttttccacctgcccccctcacctggctgtcatctgtctgtttgccagcacctccttttttgcccacctgaagcccccctccatctcttccccatccttggacctggtggtgtctgttgtaTACTCACTGATACCTCCAACGTTGAACCCCTTAAtttacagcctgaggaacaaggaggtcaaggatgccctgaggaaactaatggtgggatgcatttcaaaaataataaagtgttcatcatcttctctttaa